In Tenuifilum sp. 4138str, a single window of DNA contains:
- a CDS encoding DUF438 domain-containing protein — translation MSELINNSENRKKKLKELILRLHKGDSEQEVRQELIQSLTNIPYGEVVEVEQELISEGLPEQEVLKLCDVHSAVLKGNIDLTTVKKIPDGHPVDVFIKENKELNQLCQSIEQSLMELESSEAVDIPKLVLKLRGQFNALFDVDKHYQRKEYLLFPFLEKQGITGPPKVMWGKHDEIRELIKGSIELLQTEGISRDELIASSEIVLRPAIKGVMEMTTKEEEILFPMALDKLTEADWYEIHKQQLEIGFCLYDPPTKWKPSWVEGSELQELNKTAENIQLPTGSFSVEELLAILNTLPVDITFVDKNDKVKYFSQSPERIFQRNRAILNRDVRLCHPPASAHIVDKIIEDFKSGKASRAPFWINIGGNLIHIEYFALRNEKGEYLGVLEVSHNVSVYRKLEGEQRILSYSK, via the coding sequence ATGAGCGAACTGATAAATAACTCCGAAAACAGGAAGAAAAAGCTCAAAGAGCTCATTCTCCGGTTACATAAAGGCGACTCAGAACAGGAAGTGCGGCAGGAACTAATACAAAGCCTGACTAATATTCCCTATGGCGAGGTAGTTGAGGTTGAGCAGGAATTGATTAGCGAAGGTTTACCGGAACAGGAAGTACTGAAACTTTGCGATGTACACTCAGCAGTGCTGAAGGGGAATATCGATCTTACCACGGTTAAAAAAATTCCCGACGGTCACCCTGTTGATGTGTTCATTAAGGAAAATAAAGAACTCAACCAGCTTTGCCAATCCATTGAGCAATCGCTTATGGAACTTGAGTCAAGTGAAGCAGTTGACATCCCAAAGCTTGTACTCAAGCTTAGGGGACAGTTTAACGCTCTGTTTGATGTAGATAAGCACTATCAGCGAAAGGAATACCTACTTTTCCCCTTTCTTGAAAAGCAGGGAATTACTGGCCCTCCAAAGGTAATGTGGGGAAAACACGATGAAATAAGAGAGCTTATTAAAGGCTCAATTGAACTCCTGCAAACCGAAGGAATATCACGCGACGAACTAATTGCCTCAAGCGAGATTGTGCTTCGCCCTGCCATTAAAGGCGTTATGGAAATGACTACCAAGGAGGAAGAAATTCTTTTCCCCATGGCCTTGGATAAGCTTACTGAAGCTGACTGGTACGAGATTCATAAGCAGCAGCTTGAAATAGGCTTTTGCCTATACGACCCTCCTACAAAATGGAAACCATCATGGGTTGAAGGCAGCGAACTTCAGGAGTTAAACAAAACGGCCGAAAACATTCAACTCCCAACGGGTAGTTTCTCAGTGGAAGAACTTCTGGCAATCCTTAACACCTTACCAGTTGATATCACATTTGTTGACAAAAACGATAAGGTTAAGTATTTCTCGCAAAGCCCCGAAAGAATATTCCAGCGTAACAGGGCTATCCTTAACCGCGATGTAAGATTATGCCATCCCCCAGCCAGCGCACACATTGTTGATAAAATCATTGAGGACTTTAAAAGCGGAAAGGCTTCTAGAGCCCCCTTCTGGATTAATATTGGTGGCAACCTGATACATATCGAGTACTTTGCATTACGAAACGAGAAAGGTGAATACCTTGGTGTTTTGGAGGTTTCGCACAATGTTTCAGTGTATCGCAAACTTGAAGGTGAACAACGTATTCTATCATATTCCAAATAG
- the nrfH gene encoding cytochrome c nitrite reductase small subunit, with the protein MFDWAKQILKRFQPPPNWRVPVIVLAGIFTGTGLFVFYTSRAWSYVSDDPATCVNCHIMRTQYVTWHHSSHREQATCNDCHVPHDNIVRKYYFKANDGLRHATIFTLNTYPQTIYMHKPGQRVVQENCIRCHGNLTAMVKANVDLDTILAGNGKRCWDCHREVPHGTVKSLSATPYGTAPVPKTDTPNWLKKLIK; encoded by the coding sequence ATGTTTGACTGGGCTAAACAGATACTAAAACGTTTTCAACCCCCACCAAACTGGCGAGTACCAGTAATTGTATTGGCGGGTATTTTCACTGGAACAGGATTGTTTGTTTTTTATACCTCCAGGGCATGGTCGTATGTGTCCGACGACCCTGCAACGTGCGTTAATTGCCATATCATGAGGACGCAATATGTTACCTGGCACCACTCATCGCATAGGGAACAAGCCACCTGCAACGATTGTCACGTACCCCACGACAACATCGTCCGTAAGTATTACTTTAAAGCAAACGATGGTTTGCGGCATGCCACCATCTTTACACTAAACACTTACCCCCAAACCATTTACATGCATAAGCCTGGGCAAAGAGTGGTTCAGGAAAACTGCATACGCTGCCATGGAAACCTCACAGCCATGGTTAAAGCCAATGTCGATTTAGATACAATACTTGCCGGAAATGGGAAACGCTGCTGGGATTGTCACCGTGAGGTACCCCATGGCACAGTAAAAAGCCTTTCCGCAACACCATATGGCACTGCACCAGTGCCTAAAACTGACACCCCTAACTGGTTAAAGAAACTGATTAAATAG
- a CDS encoding DUF1858 domain-containing protein has translation MDENKLIITPKTKVLQLIEAYPQLEEVLIGYVPAFEKLKNPVLRKTVARVATLQQAAAIGNVKVEELINVLRKAVGQDLLEGADEMEFTTQKPQWFDSNKVASEIDVRVMLQAGEQPVNQIMADLTDLSSDKIYKVVAPFITAPLIDKASSLGIKHWVEKIDDEHFNIYFYKP, from the coding sequence ATGGACGAAAACAAACTCATTATAACACCTAAAACCAAGGTTTTGCAGCTAATTGAAGCATACCCGCAGCTCGAGGAGGTGCTTATTGGGTATGTTCCAGCTTTTGAAAAGCTGAAAAATCCTGTTCTAAGGAAAACAGTTGCACGTGTTGCAACACTTCAGCAAGCTGCAGCAATTGGAAATGTTAAGGTAGAGGAACTTATTAATGTCCTCCGGAAAGCTGTAGGACAGGACTTGCTTGAGGGTGCCGATGAGATGGAGTTCACCACCCAGAAACCACAATGGTTCGATTCTAACAAAGTTGCCTCAGAAATAGATGTAAGGGTGATGTTACAGGCTGGCGAGCAACCAGTTAACCAGATAATGGCCGATTTAACCGACCTGAGTTCTGATAAAATCTACAAAGTGGTTGCCCCATTTATTACTGCACCCTTAATAGATAAGGCTTCGAGCTTGGGAATAAAACACTGGGTAGAAAAGATTGACGATGAACACTTTAATATCTATTTCTATAAACCGTAA
- a CDS encoding cupin domain-containing protein: protein MNEFPKGHKFNFINEVEYSNGGIVSKNVLKRPTGNISLFAFDKGEGLSEHTAPFDAVVQVIEGKATIIIGGTPHQLVAGETIIMPANIPHALQAEERFKMVLTMIKE, encoded by the coding sequence ATGAATGAATTTCCTAAAGGACATAAGTTCAACTTTATAAATGAGGTTGAATACAGTAATGGCGGCATAGTAAGCAAAAATGTGCTAAAACGCCCAACGGGAAACATCTCGCTTTTTGCATTCGATAAGGGCGAGGGTCTAAGCGAGCACACAGCACCTTTTGATGCCGTTGTTCAGGTTATTGAAGGTAAAGCCACAATAATAATCGGTGGAACACCCCACCAGCTAGTTGCAGGCGAAACAATTATTATGCCTGCAAACATACCTCATGCACTTCAGGCTGAGGAAAGGTTTAAAATGGTTCTTACCATGATAAAGGAATAG
- a CDS encoding cupin domain-containing protein, which yields MIKTETLLSAPKVPFDLDGRIMFSSSKVEMVHLTLKPGEVIPAHANPFGVVFYLLDGELELTVNNESALLTPNSATFVEINESRSLTNKSTNTARVLVVKIF from the coding sequence ATGATTAAAACCGAAACCCTACTGAGCGCGCCAAAGGTTCCATTCGATTTGGACGGGCGTATAATGTTTTCAAGTTCTAAAGTAGAAATGGTTCATCTAACGCTTAAACCAGGAGAGGTAATACCCGCGCATGCCAACCCATTTGGCGTTGTATTCTACCTACTTGATGGGGAACTTGAACTCACCGTAAATAACGAATCGGCTTTACTTACCCCAAATTCAGCTACGTTTGTTGAGATTAACGAAAGTCGTTCACTTACCAATAAATCAACAAACACTGCAAGGGTTTTAGTGGTAAAAATCTTTTAG
- a CDS encoding PepSY-associated TM helix domain-containing protein → MSFYSTLRKYHKWPALVFTLFFLLFAISGVLMNHRQTIAHIDINRKYLPKNYQLKNWNLASVKGARTIYSDSIILYGGIGIWFTKGNFENWKPLMDGIPEGSDYRKIFDLEVTPNGILAATRFGLYWLGKGENHWVKLHLPQSDEFCTSIEVVESSIYITTRNSIYYSSAQTLQFTPIDLKAPLGSKKEISTFRLFWNIHSGEIFGIPGRLLADLVALVMIFLSITGIIYFLSPKIIKRYHEQFRFHKLKRTTRFSYKWHLKVGALATLLLVISGLTGTFLRPPFLLTIANSQIVLNNQKVSNSYYWNDKLRDIRYDSARKKFILATSDGIYHCTDFSEPLTKFPNQPPVSVMGINVLEPLDSVFYLVGSFSGLFRWNPDTGETFNYITGNLHRKENGLRKPLGENVVSGYAHISGLEYIFDYDKGMVALHHSEPAIPMPSTVADAFKFPLWNLAQEIHTGRIFSFILGDFYILVVPLTGIFLVVVVLSGFMMWYKRKYLN, encoded by the coding sequence ATGAGTTTTTATAGTACTCTGCGGAAGTACCACAAATGGCCCGCTTTAGTATTTACATTGTTTTTTTTGCTTTTTGCCATTTCGGGAGTTTTGATGAATCACCGGCAAACCATTGCCCATATCGATATCAACCGTAAGTATTTACCTAAGAACTACCAGTTAAAAAACTGGAACCTGGCATCGGTAAAAGGAGCAAGAACCATTTACTCTGATTCTATCATCCTTTATGGGGGAATTGGGATTTGGTTTACCAAAGGCAATTTTGAAAATTGGAAGCCCTTAATGGATGGTATCCCGGAAGGGAGCGATTACAGAAAGATTTTTGACCTTGAAGTAACCCCAAACGGGATACTTGCTGCCACCCGTTTCGGTTTGTACTGGCTTGGCAAAGGGGAAAATCATTGGGTAAAGTTGCACCTACCTCAAAGCGATGAATTCTGCACCTCAATTGAGGTGGTCGAATCAAGTATATACATTACAACACGTAATTCAATTTATTATTCATCGGCACAAACCCTGCAGTTTACGCCAATCGATTTGAAAGCCCCTCTAGGTTCCAAAAAAGAAATATCAACCTTCCGGCTTTTTTGGAATATTCATAGCGGCGAGATTTTTGGAATTCCCGGACGATTATTAGCCGATTTGGTTGCCTTGGTCATGATATTCTTAAGCATTACAGGTATTATCTACTTTTTATCCCCCAAAATAATCAAAAGGTACCATGAGCAATTCAGGTTCCATAAACTAAAACGTACCACCCGTTTCTCTTATAAATGGCACTTAAAGGTAGGAGCACTGGCTACATTGCTATTGGTAATATCGGGCCTAACAGGAACTTTCCTGCGTCCTCCTTTCCTGCTAACCATTGCCAATAGTCAAATAGTGCTTAACAACCAAAAGGTTTCTAACAGCTACTACTGGAACGATAAACTTCGCGATATAAGATATGACTCAGCTAGAAAAAAGTTCATCCTGGCAACGTCCGATGGAATTTACCATTGCACTGACTTCTCAGAGCCCTTAACCAAGTTTCCCAATCAGCCACCAGTTAGCGTAATGGGCATCAATGTTCTTGAGCCTCTAGACAGCGTGTTTTACCTGGTGGGAAGCTTTAGCGGATTATTCCGTTGGAACCCCGACACGGGAGAAACCTTCAACTACATAACAGGCAACCTGCATAGAAAAGAAAACGGCCTACGAAAACCATTAGGCGAGAATGTTGTATCGGGATACGCTCATATTTCAGGGTTAGAATACATATTCGATTACGATAAAGGGATGGTTGCTTTACATCATTCAGAGCCTGCTATTCCAATGCCATCAACAGTTGCTGATGCTTTCAAATTCCCGCTGTGGAATCTGGCTCAGGAAATCCATACCGGTCGAATTTTCAGCTTTATACTTGGCGACTTTTACATCCTGGTGGTTCCATTAACAGGCATTTTCCTTGTGGTAGTAGTACTATCGGGCTTTATGATGTGGTATAAGCGTAAATATTTAAATTGA
- the nrfA gene encoding ammonia-forming cytochrome c nitrite reductase, with amino-acid sequence MKTPLSEKIAKNPWIGWALFLGTMIVVFVLGLLAASIVQRRTEANLMNTPRYKIDEFEPRNEAWGMAFPREYQTYSQMSDTLFRSKYGGSAFRDLLDEDPRLVILFAGYAFSKDFNQARGHVYSVVDVHNTLRTGTPANENEGPQNSSCWACKSPDVARVMAKMSPADFYKTKWSAMLSEIVNPIGCANCHNPSDMTLRLFQIPLKEAYERMGKNVESLPLNKMRTMVCAQCHVEYYFKGDGKYVTFPWDKGLNVDDIEKYYDEYAFADWIHPLSKTPIIKAQHPDFELFQHSIHYQRGVSCADCHMPYVTEGSQKITDHKVQSPLNNMEASCMVCHKQTKEELIKNVYDRQDRVYTQKIVLEDLLVKAHIEAKFAWDNGANEKMMEPVLKLIRQAQWRWDFVAASHGASFHAPLESMRIIADGIEKASEARLQLSRVLATLGHNEPVPMPDLSSKEKAQAYVGIDLKKLKGEKEEWKKNVLPKWLQLAKEREQNMPLPERIM; translated from the coding sequence ATGAAAACTCCGTTAAGTGAAAAAATTGCTAAGAATCCATGGATTGGATGGGCATTATTTCTGGGAACAATGATTGTTGTTTTTGTTCTTGGTTTACTGGCAGCCAGCATTGTTCAGCGACGAACAGAAGCAAACCTAATGAATACTCCAAGGTATAAGATCGATGAGTTTGAGCCCCGAAACGAGGCATGGGGTATGGCATTTCCGCGAGAGTATCAAACCTACTCCCAGATGTCTGATACCCTTTTCCGGTCAAAATATGGCGGAAGCGCTTTTCGCGATTTACTTGACGAAGACCCAAGACTGGTAATACTCTTTGCCGGCTATGCCTTTTCAAAAGATTTTAATCAGGCCCGAGGTCATGTATATTCAGTGGTGGATGTTCATAATACGTTACGCACTGGCACACCTGCCAATGAGAATGAGGGCCCTCAAAATTCAAGTTGCTGGGCTTGCAAGAGCCCCGATGTTGCAAGGGTTATGGCTAAAATGTCGCCAGCCGATTTCTACAAAACAAAGTGGTCGGCTATGCTCTCGGAAATTGTAAACCCTATTGGTTGTGCAAACTGCCACAATCCAAGCGATATGACTCTACGCCTGTTCCAAATTCCATTAAAAGAGGCTTATGAGCGTATGGGTAAAAATGTTGAGTCGTTGCCGTTAAATAAAATGCGCACTATGGTGTGCGCCCAGTGCCATGTGGAGTACTACTTTAAAGGCGATGGTAAATATGTAACCTTCCCTTGGGATAAAGGGCTTAACGTTGATGACATTGAGAAGTACTACGACGAATACGCATTTGCCGACTGGATTCACCCCTTAAGCAAAACTCCAATCATAAAGGCTCAGCATCCCGATTTTGAGCTTTTCCAACATTCCATTCACTACCAGCGCGGGGTTTCATGTGCCGATTGTCATATGCCATACGTTACAGAAGGTAGCCAGAAAATTACCGACCATAAGGTTCAAAGCCCCCTGAACAACATGGAGGCCTCTTGCATGGTTTGTCATAAACAAACAAAAGAAGAACTCATTAAGAACGTTTACGATAGGCAGGACAGAGTATATACCCAAAAAATTGTACTGGAAGACTTGTTGGTAAAGGCACATATAGAAGCAAAATTCGCATGGGACAATGGCGCCAATGAAAAAATGATGGAGCCAGTACTAAAACTAATCAGACAAGCACAGTGGCGTTGGGATTTTGTAGCCGCAAGCCATGGAGCATCGTTCCATGCTCCCCTTGAGAGTATGCGAATAATTGCCGATGGAATAGAGAAAGCCTCAGAAGCACGCTTACAGCTCTCCAGGGTACTTGCAACGTTAGGACACAATGAGCCTGTTCCCATGCCAGACCTTTCATCAAAGGAAAAAGCTCAGGCCTATGTGGGGATTGATCTGAAAAAACTTAAGGGTGAGAAAGAAGAATGGAAGAAAAATGTGCTTCCCAAGTGGTTACAATTAGCAAAAGAGCGTGAACAGAACATGCCTTTGCCTGAAAGAATAATGTAG
- a CDS encoding cytochrome c biogenesis protein, with protein sequence MVWNYFVPVALTVILLWLVSVYFNHKESAKGKIILWYSGVTASALLGVFIILYWFDIKRPPMRTMAETRIWYSFLVSLVSLSVFKAYRSKNMLTIGLIMASVFLVVDIIHPEYQGRFLMPALQSPWFIPHVVSYMLAYAVLASASLSVAWTSFSKGSVHDELQQQMRLVYPGFALLTLGMLLGAYWAKFAWGDYWAWDPKEVWALITWFFYLLVIHIHRYLPTKRKLLAHLMIVALGVLLITWLGIKYLPSASQSIHVYGG encoded by the coding sequence ATGGTTTGGAATTATTTTGTTCCCGTTGCTCTGACTGTGATATTACTTTGGTTAGTTTCTGTTTACTTTAACCACAAAGAATCCGCAAAAGGAAAAATCATTTTATGGTATTCTGGAGTTACAGCCAGCGCTCTTTTGGGGGTATTTATTATTTTATACTGGTTCGATATTAAACGCCCGCCCATGCGAACCATGGCTGAGACTAGAATATGGTACTCTTTCCTGGTGAGCCTTGTTAGCCTAAGCGTATTTAAAGCATATCGCAGTAAAAACATGCTAACCATAGGCCTAATAATGGCCTCGGTTTTTCTGGTTGTTGATATCATTCATCCAGAATATCAGGGTAGGTTTCTTATGCCTGCTCTTCAAAGCCCCTGGTTTATACCACATGTGGTTTCGTATATGTTAGCCTATGCAGTTCTTGCATCAGCAAGCCTTTCAGTGGCTTGGACATCATTTTCAAAAGGTTCAGTTCACGATGAACTCCAGCAGCAAATGCGACTAGTATATCCCGGGTTTGCACTTTTAACGCTGGGAATGCTCCTAGGCGCTTACTGGGCTAAGTTTGCATGGGGTGACTACTGGGCATGGGACCCAAAGGAGGTTTGGGCATTAATTACCTGGTTCTTCTATCTTTTAGTTATTCATATTCACCGGTACTTGCCCACCAAGCGCAAGCTACTGGCTCATTTAATGATTGTTGCACTGGGGGTTCTGCTAATTACCTGGCTGGGAATAAAATACTTGCCCTCTGCAAGTCAAAGCATACATGTATATGGTGGTTAA
- a CDS encoding amidohydrolase, translating into MKIAVIQSKLYWELPDKNFEQFEQKLTGIEPGTHLVLLPEMFTTGFSMSPASLAERHPGRTVEWMKSMARKHGFALAGSYIAETDGKYFNRMVFAYPNGTIETYDKRHLFRMANEDAHYTSGTQRVIVTHEGWRILLAVCYDLRFPVWLRNRNDYDLMILVANFPERRRYAWNSLLVARAIENQVYVAACNRVGTDGNQINHTGDSQIIDPMGQIIAQAKPNTEEVIYSSIDKDYLHSVRSSFPVHLDADSFEIKL; encoded by the coding sequence ATGAAGATAGCAGTAATTCAAAGTAAACTATACTGGGAATTGCCCGATAAGAACTTTGAGCAGTTTGAGCAGAAACTGACTGGAATTGAACCCGGAACACACCTGGTTTTACTTCCCGAGATGTTCACAACCGGATTCAGCATGAGTCCGGCCTCCCTTGCTGAGAGGCATCCGGGACGAACCGTTGAATGGATGAAATCCATGGCAAGAAAGCATGGGTTTGCCCTTGCGGGTAGCTACATTGCCGAAACCGATGGCAAGTACTTCAACCGCATGGTTTTTGCCTACCCTAACGGCACAATTGAAACCTACGATAAACGCCACCTTTTCCGAATGGCAAACGAGGACGCACACTATACTTCAGGAACACAACGCGTGATTGTAACCCATGAGGGCTGGCGAATTCTGCTGGCAGTATGCTACGACCTGCGTTTCCCGGTTTGGCTTCGTAACCGGAACGATTACGATTTGATGATACTTGTTGCAAATTTTCCGGAGCGTCGTAGGTATGCCTGGAACTCGCTACTGGTGGCAAGAGCCATCGAAAATCAGGTTTACGTGGCTGCCTGCAACCGTGTTGGAACCGATGGCAACCAAATAAACCACACCGGCGACTCGCAAATCATTGACCCCATGGGTCAAATTATTGCCCAGGCTAAACCAAACACGGAGGAAGTAATTTATTCAAGCATCGATAAGGATTACCTACATAGCGTAAGAAGTTCATTCCCCGTTCACTTAGATGCCGATAGCTTTGAAATAAAGCTATAG
- a CDS encoding aminotransferase class IV, giving the protein MNFPPDNQQCFFFYNGKILPLNKFSVALTEGENIIYEVIRVKNSTPIFLNDHLNRFMYSAQMMGYNINLDEITHGIKELLKANPVDQRNFRLMYYSNENGATLLIYFIPSRYPTADEISTGVRLETLNAERHNPTVKFENKAIRAIANEILETHRCYEVLLVDHDGFITEGSRSNVFFIKDNELVTAPDSKVLGGITRQKVIEICNTLQININFRCLGANEIKQTTGCFITGTSPGVLPVKQIDNHIYHEIPDLVRNISAHYETLVEQCIINWRAENEDSSNSK; this is encoded by the coding sequence ATGAATTTTCCACCCGATAATCAACAATGTTTTTTCTTTTACAACGGAAAAATATTACCCCTTAATAAGTTTTCCGTCGCCCTAACCGAGGGTGAAAATATTATTTACGAAGTAATTCGTGTAAAAAACTCCACTCCAATATTTCTGAACGATCACCTAAACCGTTTTATGTACTCTGCCCAGATGATGGGCTATAATATAAATCTCGATGAGATCACCCATGGGATAAAGGAACTACTAAAAGCAAACCCGGTTGATCAGAGAAATTTTAGGTTGATGTATTATTCCAATGAAAACGGAGCTACCCTATTGATATACTTTATACCATCGCGCTACCCAACTGCCGATGAGATAAGCACGGGGGTTCGCCTTGAAACCCTCAATGCCGAAAGGCATAACCCAACTGTTAAGTTTGAGAACAAAGCCATTAGGGCCATTGCTAACGAAATTCTAGAAACACACCGATGCTACGAGGTTTTACTGGTTGACCACGATGGCTTTATCACTGAGGGGAGCCGATCAAACGTATTCTTTATTAAAGATAATGAACTAGTTACCGCCCCCGATAGCAAGGTGCTTGGCGGAATAACGCGTCAAAAAGTGATTGAAATATGCAACACCCTGCAAATCAACATTAACTTTAGGTGCCTTGGGGCTAATGAAATTAAGCAGACCACAGGATGCTTTATCACGGGCACCTCGCCCGGTGTTTTACCGGTTAAGCAGATTGACAATCACATTTACCACGAAATACCTGATTTGGTAAGAAATATCTCAGCCCATTACGAGACACTTGTTGAACAGTGCATCATTAATTGGAGAGCGGAAAATGAAGATAGCAGTAATTCAAAGTAA